TAGCTTACTTATCAATAGGGGACTGCaatttgtaatctggggtatATTGAGGTGCCACTCTTTGCCGATCACGGATAGAGCTTCAATTCTTTctcattttaaaaatatttttatttattctgcaatcaagtttatttttaaaatttcagaaaagAGTGGCAGATGAATAATTTCGGTCATTAATTCTCAGATGTCTCATCACGATGGATTTTAAGGGAGGTACGGAGACTGATAGAAGTCATGAAGGTGATGCAATCAATGCGAGCATTCATGGAGGATTAATTCAGATTCGATGCCCTTGACGGTCCGTTTCAACGCGGAGAGGAGCTCAGCAGAAAACTCTGAATAAAGGACACTGCCACCATGTCCTGTGGACAAATGGAGGACGGATGGTAGATAAGATATTATATAAATTaaacatttatattttttattataacaaATCTTTACCAAAGATCATGATTAATCACTAGATTCACTACGGTTACTACAATAACTGCAATATTTAAGAGAACGAGCATACAAAAAACCTGACCCAAAACAGAGTCACTTTATCAACCAAACCATTTCATCCTATAAGCAACGGAACCAATTAGCATCCTCAAAAATTCTTATTTAACACATTTTATAAATTCAGAAGTTATTTAATATTAAAACAATACTTATTATAACAATCttacaataataatataattaaaataacaaacgataaaaaaataatattattatctgaatcattttttaataattttttagatggtataaaacttctttaagataaaactgataaaaatatttaaaggtTATAAAAAATCATTTTCTCAGAAGAATTATGTATATGTCAAGCAAGCTCCTGATCTCACGCTGCTCTTGGTGTCAGACTTCACTCTTAAGCAGCAAATAGAATAGCCGGCCCAAATTAGCCTTTTTTTTGCGCTAAGAACTCAAATTAGCTTTTAAGACTGCTTTTCTGCGCAACTAGTTAAGTGATAGATCAGATAACCATAAATTAAAGCACCATTTCCGGAGTTTCGTCCTCTCTCGTAGTCACAGACAGGCCGTACGATCACTGATTCCGTCCTTTTTAAGTCCCTCTCGCCTCCTTCCCATTAGCCCCCAGGAACTAGATTGAGAGAGTGAGAGATGGACGCGGCGGTGAAAGGGCGGAAGGCGCCGGCGGAGGTGGGGATCCAGATGCCGGAGGCAGCGAAGGTGGCGGCAGCGGCGGACTTGGGGACAATGAGCGGCCCGCTGGTGCCGGTGACAGGAGGACCAGGCGGTGCCGCCGAGGCCGGGCGGCAGTGGGACGTGGCCGGAGCGGTGGTGCGGGTGGCGACAGTGGTCTCGTCGCTGCTGGCATTGGCGCTGATGGTCTCGGCGAAGCAGCGCGGGGAGCTCTCGCTCTTCGGCTTCCAGCTCCCGCTCTACTCCAAGTGGTCCTTTTCCGACTCCCTCGAGTAAGAGAGCGATGAATCTTTACCCCCTTTTCCGTCCATCCCAGAATACCCCCCCTTGCCCcctttttaaattatttgatctcccaaaatacccctccatGGCTTCAGCGTACGGAATGGACGGTCGTGATTGATGGATTGCTGTAGTGTTATTAGATTTGCACTTGAGTCGATGTACGAGGCGGTGTGGTTACCATTTCTGGTCTTTGGTCAGGTATCTGGTGGGGATctcggcggcggtggcggcgcaTTCGCTGTTACAGCTTCTACTCACCATGAGGAAGCTGGTGAAGAAAGCGCCGGCCATCCCATCTCGTCGTCACGCGTGGGTTATATTTGCCGGCGATCAGGTACGCATTCTTTAACTACTACGCGTGGGTTATATGAGTGCAACGAAGATCTATTGTCTCGGCGTCTCGCAAACTTTGACTCAGAGATTACTTTTTAGTGTTAAAACAACGAAAGAATCATGGTTCTGTGGgaattttcctctcttttttttaaaaccaagtTAGCACCATTATGATGCTATCTTTCATATATTGCTCTCATTTAGGAAACGATTTGGCTGTGATGAATGATATGTATCTCTTAAACTGTAGATTGCTAATTGTTAGTTTAATTTTAGCAGACGCAGGTCAATGATTGAAACTAGTACGTAGCTTGTCGGCAATGTTTGCAAAAGTGTGGCATCTAAGTACCTAGGTTGCACGTAACATGTTCCCATCTTCTATGGTGCATCATGGAAGTTAAGAGGTTTGGAATAGGAAATGTATTTGTTGCTTGCCTTTGAATAGGTATGGCCGAACGTTGCATTTATGGTGGCTCATAATGGCCGACATAGTTTCATCATAGGGATCAGAACATTAAATAGCTTTAGTAAAGGAGGGTAGATACACCTAAATTTGATAGAATAGAATTCTATAGTAGATTGTTCAGCAGCAGTAACTAGTAGCAACTTAGTTTAAGGGGATAATATGATGCGAGGGTGGCTCTAGTTTTAGTTTTAACTGTGACTCTAGGTGCATTATGGGCCTCTTCATATTCAAAGGGTGCATGTTGCTGGCTGTTATATCGGTAAGCTTCATGGAAATAGAAGATACCATGCTTTGGGGGTTGCATGCCATTTCAGATCCGAAAATTAATGTCAAATCTCAGTCATTATTTTAGTTAATGTAAATGATGCGAGGCATTGGTCTGCAAAGaaccatttttcttgttttttatgTATACCTCCAAGCATGGCTGCATGCCATGATATCTTACCCTTATACGGATCATGACAAGTCAGGGATCTCATGGCAGCGCTGTTTGTGCAGATATGTTTTTCAAACTTCTAAGAGTTTTAGCCCACCGGCTTTATCTTATCTTAATGGATTAGATTTTTGGATGAAGAACATATCTATCATGGTTCAAGAATGTAATAATCAATGCTCAGAATGTTGTCAACCTTGTGAATCAGTCATTGCTACTTTAGGCAAGACAGGTTTTCTCTAAGACCTATGGGGCCACTTGGAGGGACAGAAGACCTATCTTATTACATACAGAACTAAGAAACAGAATTAAGTTTCCATGTTATGCAGTTTACTGTTGTGCTTTACATTAGCAGTTAACCCTTTCATCTTTTGTCTAATATATACTTGGCTTTGTTATCACTTCTTGTAGATGCATGTCCATGATCTTTTCTGATAAACTGCATGGTGTTATGTGCTTGGTTTATTCACTTGTAGATTCATCTTTTCTGAGACCCACCAAGTGCATGCAGGGAACCTTTATTGGTTCTGAAACGaggtaaaaaaatgaaaaatgcagAAAGTTACACTTCTTAGCTGTCCTTTCTCCCTTTAATTGTTGCAAGATTCTAGGTTAAGAAGTGTAGTTTATTTCAAATTTCTATTGGATAGCAATTTCTGCTAAGCTATTTCCAGGAATCAGTTTGAAGTACAACCAAAATAATTCAAAATGATTATATGATCACAAAATTGTAGCAGTCGTCTGATGGTCGGAAATGACCAGAATGGTCATATAGATGATAGATCCACCACATGCCGTCAATTTCCTGCAACAAAATTTTATGGTCACACAAATTACTAGTAtgaaaatttgttttttttaaaaaaataagaatttaggtgtgtttaagtccaaactgcttTGATTATGTATTGCCTTGTGTAATCCCATTAAAATAGCCCGGTGTCGTGCCAAAATCATCTAAGAGCTTGTCCTTTAGTTGGAATTCCTCTTTGGTCGTAATTTCTTTTGTTGTTCTGATATCAGATTATTCCATGTAACAAAGTTTCTATTATGTCATAAACTACAGACTTCTGCATCTTATCAACCTTTCCTTTTGTAGTACTTGCATCAATTATATTTGTATAAACGCAAAGCATATTATTTCAAAGCTATTTTCCATCatgaaagttaatgcataaGTTGTGTGGATCTTAAGGTTAGATACAAACTGCAATGTGGTAATGCACATTATCTTATGTTGATTGTATCCAAGGACTGCAAATAACTACATATCAAGAAGTGCATTGTTCTATGTTGGTAATGCACCAAAAGACCCCGTCAAAAGGCTAATTTAATATGACAGTCATTAGTTGTCTATCGGgattcttctttcttatttcatttttttttaaatagaaaCATGGAGAATATCCAGCttttccctcaaaaaaaaaactgtggTAAAGTTTTGGTAATGCTTTATAATTATAGCCTTATAAATATACTTCTTTTTAGGCAAAATGCATATAACACttgctttattttaaaatgGATAATGGACGATAACATTAAAGATACGAGGAAAGCTGCACTTCCTAGCTGTCCAATGCGATATCCCCATGCCCCGACAAGGCTGTCAGCAGCACTCCCAAAACCAGTTCGTCCGGGTgagtgaaaaataaaaaaattatactacCAAATAATCGCTTGTAAACTGGCTCCCTTCTCAATCCTCATTACTCCCTCCCATTTCTCTCTCATGTCCTCTGCCCAACTCCCCAATCTGACCAATGAAATCTCCTTTATCTCTTCATCTTTCCTCTCTCCATGACCTTTAAGCCTCTTAGCAGGGGATTGAGGTTATTAGATTCGAAGCttcttgaaagaaagaaagggcagGAACAGTTAGAAATTACCTTTTTTCAATCTGATTAATACTTTGTAGTACAAACACAAGCAAGCACAGTAACTTCATAGATGGGATGATGTTGGATGCTTTTCTTTGCGCTAAGCTCTTGGAGCATGgcgatacttttttttttgtgatcaaTGATTCTATATTGGAGCCATCCATCTTTCTCTCTCACCTCTTCTTTCTCTACTCGTATCCCTTTCTGAACCAACAAGAATTACTTGCATAACTAAGGATATGAATGCAAATTAGAGTTTGTATATGAGAAGAGATATTTGGCTCAATATAAATTGCACGTACATTGTTGTAACTGCTTTTTTAAAATACTTTTTAATGAGAGCAGCTTGTCATTTTGAGCCCAGATACTAGTGGCCAAAAAAACGTTTCATGTGCTCATGCAAAAAGAATCTTCATCTTTGCAATCTGTCTCTGGGAATTTAGTAAGGTCTTGTGAGGTTTGATCATCTACTCTGCCTGGTAATCAGCTTCACAAAATATATTGGATGCCCTATTTGTTGGGCACCTTATGGAAGCAAGATGTATGAGCTTTCAAATGTTTTCATCACAAACGGCCAATTGCCAGCTCTTCTTTTCATGACTTCCAGATGCTTATATCCCTCCAGTCCTTTCTTATTTAGATGAATAACATCCTTGGCTGCAATCACATCAGCAGGTTCAGTATCCTTTATAGCGTTGGCTTATGAGTATCTAAATGGTTTTGTCCTTGACATCTTTTCAGGTCTTAAATATTCCAATGTAATAGCCATGCTGATTTCCTTGTGAATGGCTTTCATTTATTTCAGTCTATTAATTTTAGTACGTATATCTGATTTGGCTTAATTCCCTTATAtgaaaaaaaactcaaattttGATTCGACAtgcatgagttttttttttttttttaacgtgTAACCAATAGGGACAACCAAGTATACCATGTGATCTGCAAACTTATATGGAACTCTGTTCTATGCACAAAAAATGTTCTACAATTATTTACCTATGCTTTGTCATTTGTATGTGAGCATATATATAGTTGTGAATTAAACTACTATAGATTTGTGACTCGACATATATGATCGCGTTTGTTTCTACATCATGAAAAATGGTAAAAGTTATGTAAACTACTGCAAGCTATAATGCTGTAATTTTGCGTATGTCAGGCTTTTGCATATGCTATGATGGCTGCGGGCTCAGCTGCAGCTGGGGTGACCAACTTAAACCGCACAGGGATCCGGCACACTGCACTTCCAGACTTCTGTAAGCCTCTGCACCGGTTCTGTGACCGCATGGCTATCTCAATCACATTTGCTTTTATTAGCTGCCTCCTTCTAGCTATCTCTGCAATTCTCGACGTGCTTTGGTTGTCCAGGTACTGAGTGCTTTAAAATCCCACTTTGCTATCATATCTGTGTTCCATGTAAATATCAACCAAAAATTAGAGTATATGGCTTTGGATATTTTGTTCAGAATGGATGATCTGAAGTGCCTTGAGATTTGCTCTTGTATGTGATTGTGCTACCAGGTTTGCAAAAAAATTTTGGGTTGAAAATTCAGATTTTAGCCGTTCATGTGGAAATCGAACAAATTGCATCTCGTTAGCTGTGAAAGTGCCTCACCACAAGGCATAGAATAGTGAATTAGAAAGTAACCATCTTTCTAAAGGCCCATGGTAATAGTGAGAAAACTACTGTAAATTTTGGAAAGTGACCTCACACAGGTAAGTTGAAGGAGTGCCCATTCCCGCTGCCAAGAACTTGGCAAGGAGAGGGTGGTATGCATGATCACAGGTGCCATAGAGGCATATCAAGCATATATGAGTTGTTTGTCATCTAAATACGGCACTCCAATCACTATTCTAACTAAATCCTCAATTATAAGGATGCAATGTAACCCATTGTAGAACTGTTTCTCTCTAATTGAGAACTGGCCGTTAATGATGCCATGAAGAAAATTCTATACATCCAGACAGCAAACCTGACCACAATGTTTTAGTATCAGTTTCTCTTTTCCCTTGTGAAAGAACGAGCTCATTGTTTTATGCTGCCCTAAACATCCAATGGGACACATTCTGGTTTATCTGGTGGCCTGTATCACTAGGTACGTAAAGAAATTATACGTTATATCATATTGAAATTACCACTTGTCCTAAAAACTTAAGCTAATAAAataagatagatttatttatatatttatattttcttataaacTACAACGAAAGTAACTCCAAttaatctgaatttttttaagtaaAAATTTAATGCGTCGATTTAGGTTATATGGTCGGGGCGGCAATTCGAGATGAGCGTATGATGCATGAATGTACAGCAACCGTGAATTGCTCATTCCATCCAAAGTTTGTCAGCCCGTCAGCTTCGGTGATGAGAGGATGGGTTGGGGAGAGCGAAGCAAAAATATCACGAGGATCCGAACACATCTAGTTGTACATATGGAATTTTTCTCCCTAAATAGGATAattgatatatttatataatatctaTTAACTGAATATAAAAACATGTATTAACTTGTTGAGGTatgtaagaaaatattaaaatatataaataaatctatctcatcctaTTAAGTTGCGCAGAGTCTGCATATAAAaatcttattttatatttaaaaaatataaaaaaataaatttaaattatatgTAGACATATATGGGATACATGAGATCAATTTGAGTCAATTTTCTGAAAACTCAATCCGAAACTGAATGAAACTTTTCGGTTTAAGATTTTCTAAAACTAAAGCCAaatcaaattataaaaaaatgatataaattGAGCTGAAGAGACTAGTTCGAGCTGGGTTAACAATTCGGCTATTTTTTTAACACACTCCTAATGCTTCATCATTGTTTTTTACTTTCCCTTATCATTAACACTTAGGGATTTGGAGGGTCTACACCACGCGCTTCTGTTTCGGAACACTACAGTAGCAGCACCTCGCAATTCCCATTAAGGAAGCCCATTCCTTCGATCTAACCAGTATTCTAAAGTCCTCTTCTCCCATGCTCCTAGTTGAATAGATCGAGAACCATCTTTTGTACAATTGGGGCAGGGAATGGAAGTGTGTGCTCATGGGAATGTAGGATGTTTGGGTGGCTGACAGAGAAGAGCCCTTCGCCCCCTTCCACCGCTAGCCATTGCCATTGTTGCTATTATCACTATTATAACCACATAATTAGCATTCCTCATTACCATCATCATAACCAGTACCACAACATTCATGTCATTGTTGTGACCTCTACTACATTACCATTGTGCTGCTGCCACCGCGATCACTGTCATCACTACTTTCACTAGCACGAGCACCATCACCGATGTTACTACCATTGCTGCTACATCTATTGTTACTATCATTATCTCTATCATCACcatcatttttatattttaaaaaataatagactatattaaatatatttatatttttaaaaatttataaagttaaaagtacttatttttatttttatttttaaaaatagaagTATATGAAAGTCTTACCAAACGACatctaaattttgtatttttctgGGATCACTGCATGAATCATGGGTGACTGGGAATTTTTAGA
This portion of the Phoenix dactylifera cultivar Barhee BC4 chromosome 11, palm_55x_up_171113_PBpolish2nd_filt_p, whole genome shotgun sequence genome encodes:
- the LOC103722024 gene encoding CASP-like protein 3A1, with the protein product MDAAVKGRKAPAEVGIQMPEAAKVAAAADLGTMSGPLVPVTGGPGGAAEAGRQWDVAGAVVRVATVVSSLLALALMVSAKQRGELSLFGFQLPLYSKWSFSDSLEYLVGISAAVAAHSLLQLLLTMRKLVKKAPAIPSRRHAWVIFAGDQAFAYAMMAAGSAAAGVTNLNRTGIRHTALPDFCKPLHRFCDRMAISITFAFISCLLLAISAILDVLWLSRY